GATACCTCTCCATCTGCATCCCCTGAATAGACCATCAAAACCCCATAATAAAGATAGGAAGAAGCCATCTCATAGGCTTTCTCCATACTAACGCCCTTGTGTTTTCTGAGCTCATATAATGTCTTCGCATATTCCTCCAACTTTGGAGATTTTTTGGGATTTATTATCTCTATCCCCTCAAGGTCCACGCTGTTTTCCCTCGCCAGCCGTAATATATCATCCTCATCCCCCAAGATTACGACCTCTGCTATCCCCTCATCCGTCGCCTCCCTCGCTGCTTTTATCACTCTTGCATCGTGTCCCTCAGGAAGCACTATCTTTTGCTTCCTGCTCTTTGCCAGTTCTCTGAGTCTCTGCATTGGGCTCACTTCAATCGCCTCCTTTTCTCTTCAACCTTTCCTCCAATTCGCTAATGCCCTTGCGGGCAGCGCTTAAAACACGGGAAAGGTAATTTTCCAGTTGAACGAGGACATCCTTTGCGTATTCCTCTGCCCCTATCATTATCTCCTTGCTTTTCCTCTCCGCTTCCGCTATTATCTCCATTCCCCTTTGTTGTGCTCTCTTCGTGATCTCGCTCTCCTCCGTCAATCTCGCCGCCTCTTCCCTTGCCCTCCTCACAATCGCCTCCGCTTCCTCCCTCGCCTTTTGAAGTATCCTCTCCCTTTCCTCCTCCAGTTGAGCCGCTCTCTTTATCTCCTCGGGAAGTGTAACTCTTATCCGATTCAGAAGAAAGAAGAACTTCTCAACATCAACGAATATAGCCTTGCCGAATATCTGGCGAGAGGAATCCATTAATTCCTCCAACTGGTCTAAAAGCCTGAATAACTCAACTTTCATTTCCGCCATTTTTCTTCTTCTCCCTTAAATAGTTTTCTACTATGGGGGGAACTAAATCCTTTATGCATCCCCCTAATAACGCGACTTCCTTTACCAAACTTGAGGATAAAAATGACCACCGATCAGAGGTCATCAGGAAAAGAGTCTCTATGTTTGGCGCGAGTTTTCTATTCATCAACGCCATCTGCATCTCGTATTCAAAATCAGAAATTGCCCTCAACCCCCTTATTATAACCTTCGCCCCAACCTCCTTGGCGAAATTCACCAAAAGCCCCTTGAAATGGGCAACCTCAACATTGGGATATGGAGCACAAAGCTCCCTTAGCATATCCAATCTCTCCTCAAGGGAAAAAAGGGGCTTCTTCTCCATGGACTCCCCAACAGCAACTATCAAAACATCAAAGAGTCTCGCACTCCTCTCTATGAGGTCCAGATGCCCGTTCGTCGGTGGGTCAAATGTTCCCGGATATATCGCTTTAATCAAATTTCCTCCCTCCCATAAATCGTCAATGTCGTCGTGCCAAACTTCTTTTCGTTCCCTTTTCTTAATTTACCTATCTCATCAGGCAAGAGAATATGAGAGAGATGCTGAACAACGCATAGACCTCCCTCTCTTAAAATCTCCTCCTCCCCTAT
The bacterium genome window above contains:
- the coaD gene encoding pantetheine-phosphate adenylyltransferase, with amino-acid sequence MIKAIYPGTFDPPTNGHLDLIERSARLFDVLIVAVGESMEKKPLFSLEERLDMLRELCAPYPNVEVAHFKGLLVNFAKEVGAKVIIRGLRAISDFEYEMQMALMNRKLAPNIETLFLMTSDRWSFLSSSLVKEVALLGGCIKDLVPPIVENYLREKKKNGGNES
- a CDS encoding ATPase, which gives rise to MAEMKVELFRLLDQLEELMDSSRQIFGKAIFVDVEKFFFLLNRIRVTLPEEIKRAAQLEEERERILQKAREEAEAIVRRAREEAARLTEESEITKRAQQRGMEIIAEAERKSKEIMIGAEEYAKDVLVQLENYLSRVLSAARKGISELEERLKRKGGD